The DNA region AATCCTACTTCTCATCCATacacaaatttaccaaaataaaaaaactaataGATACCGGTTATATTGCCGGACGTGAACACGTCGATGCTGAACTGGTCTTGCATGTATTTTGGGAAGAAGGTTAATAGTGAATAGAAGAGGGCGTTCTCCGTGATGTACGACAGACAACTCAGACGGTAAATTGGATTCTTCAGAAGTCGCCATACTGAACGAggccactctgtgaaaattaagacAGAGAAAATGTTGAGGTGTCTACAAGATGTCCATTAGacccttatgcacatgatgtaatTTATGTAGGGCGCCCTTGCCTAAAAAATGatgttgttcattggccaaacctTTGAGCAGGCAGctcgtacaaatctgtgcgtttctaTCGTTTCGCGTCATCAtttttccaagatggcggctggatgatgCCAGTGCGTAATGTCCATTGTCAAGACTCCTCTTGAACAGTTAGAGCGAAACCcggggtcagaattgacccggattccggatACCGGGATACCTTACCCAAATTTTAATAACtgttaaaataatgttatttattaACCGTCAGATTCTGCGGcattttgacccatttctgggtaaTTTTAGGTTCCATGTCACACTGACCCCTAAATGGGTCAGGCTCCACCACTGTACCCGGAATCCAGGTCAATTTGCAAGGCCGGTCCCTGTCTTTACAGGGCACCAGTCTTCATGTACCTTTGAGAGCCGCAAGAGCTGATGTCCCAACCTTCGTCCCGTCCTTTGTTCCCCTCTCTCTGTTGCTCTCCTCGACCTCCTTGATATCAGCATCCTCCTTCCCACGGCTCATGGGTAGACGGTTTGGGAACAAGAACAGAACAAACGAGAGAAGGAAATACGCCGTTGACATAATGATGAACCCCAGCCACCAGGCACCTACCCAGCCGTAGTCGTCTGGGGTGAGGGTGATCTCACTGACATCTACACGGTTGAAATCTACCCAGATGCCCAGCATAATACCGGCAATTGGGAAACCAAGGATACCACCGATCCCATAAACGCTGTCGAAAATTCCTGCATTGGGTAAAAGAAACACAGAATAAATAGCAAAATATTGTGTGTtatccctctctctctctcgtttgacaaatatttatggctggtatcctgacaatttctgcttagcattaaAATGTTCAGCaatgtttttatgcttaagcagctttatagAATTGGGCTCTGTCCCTATAGGCTTAGCCGCTGTTTCATGTATAGTTATTGCCCGCATCCACCCCTTGCATTTTTGTACCCACTCACCTTTATGTTTGGGGTCCATAATGATTGGTTGGattttaattaacaaaaaaaaaaaaaaacaagttcagtTCCCTGggcttgattttacaaagagttaagactagtctcatctcgaataaggacgaattactcgtcctctttaacttaggactagccttgagTGTTTAATAACCCCTAACGAGTCCTAGGActttagtcctaagttaggactatgtgaaatcgagccctgtaCCCATATTCCGGCTTTCCACACTTTTCTTGACCTACCTGATGCCAAGGCCGTTGTTCCTGTACTCGCGCTATCATCAATATAACACAGTGCAGTTCGCACGAGAgctgatctcgcgagagcaccgttacaactcgactatctaaccgcgtggggccgatttaacgacttgtccacaagtctatgtaACCACGTGAAACCAATATACTGTTTTATATCGTACAGAGGTGTTAAAATATCTGGATTTGAATGATCTTAACTTTCTCGAGAAAcaacatgattgtagttgttgttaaatttgaatcgggGATAATAAAGAATatctattttggttttacccatattatACACCGATGTAAATGTTAGCACTGCATTTTCGGCacttccccgagttctgtggaaaacaaaccacaaaactCGAGAAGGTAatgaatattatacacataatgaatgtttatgagtgcaatggtgcgaatatgttcatgagttgaaagatggtatacacataatgaatgtttatgagtgcaatggtgcgaatatgttcatgagttgaaagatggaatgttctattcaacgaggcggagccgagttgaatggaacattccagctttcaacgaatgaacatattcgcaccattgcacgaatgaaaaacattcattatttgttttatataacatccaagtagaactttgtcattttgattgaaactttcaaaacaaacaatttcaactgtagaagccgaatgctagtaattttactatgccttcttgcagtaacacctgctgcgttaccaaagacacgcgcacgcagtgatgtttttactcagctttttcgttccatccgaaaagtaccattgcacgctggcagcgtgccagcgtgcaatggtacttttcggatggaacgaaaaagcacggtgagtgactcagcgtgcaatggtacttttatttgctatcacgtgacggacaatcctccaatcaaatggcaaggatctgcttgggtgttatataaaatgttctattcaacgaggcggagccgagttgaatggaacattccagctttcaacgaatgaacatattcgcaccattgcacgaatgaaaaacattcattatttgttttatataacatccaagtagaactttgtcattttgattgaaagaaacaactttcaaaacaaacaatttcaactgtagaagccgaatgctagtaattttactatgccttcttgcagtaacacctgctgcgttaccaaagacacgcgcacgcagtgatgtttttactcagctttttcgttccatccgaaaagtaccattgcacgctggcagcgtgccagcgtgcaatggtacttttcggatggaacgaaaaagcacggcgagtgactcagcgtgcaatggtacttttatttgctatcacgtgacggacaatcctccaatcaaatggcaaggatctgcttgggtgttatataaacagtgctaacatacatcggtgtataataatgggtaaaaccaaaatgaacttgtcaaatttgttagtttgtttaaGTTCACAATGTTGCTTCCAACCTTGATTTGTGCACTCGTTCTGTAGATATCTTCCTCGTCCGTAATTGTAATAAGCGGTTGTGATGGATCATCACCTACCGACATTTGCTGAAGTTCCGTATCTGGACAAAATATGGATTCAGAAACGATTATTATTAGGCCCTTGTTATTATTTTCGGCgactactctctaaatgtaaaagagtgaaaagcaccactctttacatttcgagttgtccctcataatgGCTCTTTAAGGAGaattgtaaccccccccccccaccctccatTCACATGTGGAATCTcttattggaaaatgagtaaatCCCAAAATAGTGTTTAGCCAATCCAAACAATCATCCAAATTATTATGATTGGTCATTTCATCACTTCGGCTTCCTTGTTTTCATTTAACCAAAGTGTAATGATCCTCCTGTTTATAGTGCACTAACACATCTGTTTCGAAACGTAGGCCTACGTCATTTTGTCATtagaaaaagcttcatgtaaaATAAGATAATCATCACAGTAAAAGTTATAAGTTTGAGACTTGCAATTTCCCCCCACACACCGTGTTGCCTCTATCTATTAGAAAACGAGTGCATCACAATATTTAACTGGTCACTTCATCAGTTTTCATTTTCATCGGctttcttgttttcattttaccaaATTGTAATGATCCACCTGTATTCATGAAAACAATAGCCCTATCGAAATATGTCATTGTGTTTATTGGATAAAGCTCCATGTAAAATATCTCTGCTAAGCTACAATTTCAGTAGGAAGTCATAATATGTTACACAGTAAATAACATTCTTACAAAATTGAAAGGTCAATGTCACACAAAATGGCCAATATTGTGTGACCGGTGTACTGCAACCTCACCGAATCGAAAATGGAGCTTATTAGCATTGCGTTGCTTGGTAACATAGACACAAATTTTCCACGGATCAATACCTCACTGTATATTCTACACAATTATTAATACAGCAACCAGCTTGTTTGCACTGTGTTGCTCACTGGTTCATATGGGAGCCGTATATAGTTACTTTATGCAGGTATAACCGCTTCATGGTGATGCAGTAAAGTGGTGATCATTTAACAGCTAAAATGGTTGATAATAGCAATACAGTTGGGGCTTGGCCGTCGGGTGCCGCGAGAGGAAATGGTGAGTACTCTTATGCGATGTTCACTAGGTATCTGGGAGGACCGGTTGTGGTAATTCTTTTTAAGTATtcgtctccccccccccccacaaaaaccACCAAAAAAACCACCATcaatttcaggaaaaaaaacaccattgaatGCTCAGAACATATAGTAAACAGAATCATGAGATCGTTTTCAATGAGTGACCTTATTTAAAATCTCAATTGaaaattcatattttgtttgtaatacaattaaacaaattgaCAGTTCCCAGAGGTACTAGGATTTTCCAAGCAGCAAAATGGTGAATGCAATTTGTGGCACCAGCGAGCGCGTCGGGAAGCCCTATTTAGCGGCAGGTTCCGGGCCCGCATAATGCTCCGAAATAGTTAGGATCTGAGATGCTCTTTTATGCAATTTCATGCAATCTGACCACTTAATAACAGGTTGTGTTTTAGCAATATCATTAATTGAACATCATTTACGAGATGGGAGGCATTGAATCAGCCATCCTGAGTTTGTTACAAAAAGTTGCAGGCTACAACTCATATTTGCTCCGTGACAAACAAAAGTGTTGGGTGAGACACACGTCATACCTACTACAATTTCATGATTCCGATCGTCCAAGAAACCCAACGGAGAGATAACAAGAAAGAACATTTcggttttagatgtgggaggataaccccgatgggattcgaaccggggtcctataGAGGTTGAGGATATCACTATCCCAAAACCGACCGTCACACTACTCTTTAggtgcaaaagagtgaaaaataatgcactctttgaagagccatatgagggaacTCATTTTCGgctggtcttccactcttttagattgaagtttgcatctttttgagtgatttttcactctgtcctggactgaaacccctctaaaagagtgaaataaccccCACTTggtttaaagagccatatgagggacaactcaaaatgtaaagagtggtgcttttcactcttttacatttagagagtagtcGCCGAAAATAATAACAAGGGCCTAATAATAATCGTTTCTGAATCCATATTTTGTCCAGATACGGAACTTCAGCAAATGTCGGTAGGTGATGATCCATCACAACCGCTTATTACAATTACGGACGAGGAAGATATCTACAGAACGAGTGCACAAATCAAGGTTGGAAGCAACATTGTGAACttaaacaaactaacaaatttgacaagttcattttggttttacccattattatacaccgatgtatgttagcactgtatattcattACCTTCTCGagttttgtggtttgttttccacagaactcagggAAGTGCCGAAAATGCAGTGCTAACATTTACATCGGTGTataatatgggtaaaaccaaaatagatATTCTTTATTATCcccgattcaaatttaacaACAACTGCAATCATGTTGTTTCTCGAGAAAGTTAAGATCATTCAAATCCAGATATTTTAACACCTCTGTACGATATAAAACAGTATATTGGTTTCATGTGGTtacatagacttgtggacaagtcgttaaatcggccccacgcggttagatagtcgagttgtaacggtgctctcgcgagatcagctctcgcgcgaactgcagGCTCCCCGATTTGAGTAGAAACCGGGAGCGGGGAGTTCgcacgagagcagtgatctcgagGGAGCACCGTTACTATCTTACCGCGTGGGGCCGattaaacgacttgtccacaagtctagtggTTGGGTCGAACTGAATTTAACTCGATATTAgttacattggtgttattttaacaccataTGATACTAATCTTGATTCTCTCTTCGGTATCTTTATCAGTTGCAACACCCaaggtgtcaattttaacacctgAATTTTTTTAAGGGGATGTCTGGTGGATGGTGAACTcttgtgttgatttttttttaatcggcaaattattgtttatttgttcccCCTTGCTCTGTGTAGGTCGAGTATGACGAGGTTTTTCAGGAACCAGCAGTCTTTGCGAAATGCTCGATCAAAAAGATTAGCCGGCTGATATATACGTGGACACAGGTTTGtaacaaataatgaataaatatagATTATAACAACATGAAATagataaatgaataaataaataaataattagcaatttctattaaaaaaaaactgtagccTACAAGCCTATGCATTGGGTATTTACACACACGAATTTGTGGGTTAGGGTTTTTAAGAAAAAGCGGGAAGATTATATAATATTGGCGGTGACGCTGACGGCACCAAGGACTTTCCACCAATCATAGTATACTGGTTTAAACtttttctgtgacgtcactgtattgatgaaagtgtagattatgtTTACAAAtcgtagattcgtaaaaatctacacttaactgtagattcgttacgCGTCACTGGTAGTAGAGCGGCGAAGACAACAGAATTGACAACCAATGAGAACATTTCTTAATGTTTCTTTTCCCCCACCACAGATCATTGTCTACATCATCTTCAGCATCCTTTTCGGGATCTTACTCTCCTTTATATGGGGTATCATCTTCGCTCTGCTCAACTTCTTCTCAGTGTTCATCATGCAGCCCACTGCAAAGGCCCTCTTCGTAATCTTACGCACCAGCGCCATGATGGTGAGAGCCACAGTGCGGTCTTACTTGGATCCGGTCTACGAGTCGTTCGGTATGTGTTTCTCCCGCATCAAGGGGAAGGTCACGCTGACTGGGGGAATCTTACCCACTACGATTGGGCGAGCTGCCATCAAAGAAATGTAAAACCTATTTGTTTTGGTCCGCGTCCAAATCAACGGGTTTTTGGCTTTATTTAGCTATTTTGTCTCAGGAACGACATAAACTACGCGTTAAATTTTGTAGTGCAACtgtgtttttagttttgcacAATGTGTGTGATGCTTTTATTGTAATAGACATTTAGTGTTAAATTTTTTTACGCTAGACAGGGtgaatacttttggaaattATTCCACAAATTATTGATCAAAATATTagttggtaaagagcactgga from Asterias rubens chromosome 7, eAstRub1.3, whole genome shotgun sequence includes:
- the LOC117292449 gene encoding solute carrier organic anion transporter family member 2A1-like, whose translation is MLGIWVDFNRVDVSEITLTPDDYGWVGAWWLGFIIMSTAYFLLSFVLFLFPNRLPMSRGKEDADIKEVEESNRERGTKDGTKVGTSALAALKEWPRSVWRLLKNPIYRLSCLSYITENALFYSLLTFFPKYMQDQFSIDVFTSGNITGFAIIPAWALGALIGGVLV
- the LOC117292483 gene encoding caveolin-1-like isoform X1, which translates into the protein MVDNSNTVGAWPSGAARGNDTELQQMSVGDDPSQPLITITDEEDIYRTSAQIKVEYDEVFQEPAVFAKCSIKKISRLIYTWTQIIVYIIFSILFGILLSFIWGIIFALLNFFSVFIMQPTAKALFVILRTSAMMVRATVRSYLDPVYESFGMCFSRIKGKVTLTGGILPTTIGRAAIKEM
- the LOC117292483 gene encoding caveolin-1-like isoform X2; its protein translation is MSVGDDPSQPLITITDEEDIYRTSAQIKVEYDEVFQEPAVFAKCSIKKISRLIYTWTQIIVYIIFSILFGILLSFIWGIIFALLNFFSVFIMQPTAKALFVILRTSAMMVRATVRSYLDPVYESFGMCFSRIKGKVTLTGGILPTTIGRAAIKEM